The genomic window CGCACGGCGTCCCCACCGGCGGCGCGCCCGAGCCGGTCACCGTCTACGACGACGGCGTCCCGCGGGTGAACCTGGGCAGCAACAACTACCTCGGCCTGGCCGGCGACCCCCGCGTGGTCGAGGCCGCCGTCGACGCCGTCCGCCGCTTCGGGACCAGCACCTCCGGCAGCCGCGTCCTCAACGGCACGACCCGGCTGCACCTGCAGCTGGAGGAGGAACTGGCCGACCACTACGGCGTCGAGGCGGCGGTGCTGACCTCCTCGGGCGTGAACGCCAACGTCGCGCTCCTGTCCACCGCGGGCGGCCCCGGCGACGCGCTGCTGGTCGACGCGCACGCGCACGCCAGCGTCCACGCCGGGGCGGCCGCCAGCCGCGGCACCGTCGTCCGGTTCCGGCACAACAGCCTGGAGTCGCTGGCGCAGCGGCTGGGCCGGCTCGACCCGCGGGCCGGCGTCGTCGTCGTCGTCGACGGGGTCTACTCGATGTCCGGTGAGACCGCGCCGCTCGCCGGGCTCGCCGACCTGTGCGCCGTCCACGGCGCGCGCCTGGTCGTCGACGAGGCGCACGGCCTCGGCGTCCTCGGCGAGCGGGGCCGCGGGGCGGCCGAGCACTGCGGGGTCCTCGACCGGGTCGACGCCGTGACGCTCGCGTTCAGCAAGTCGCTGGCCAGCGTGGGCGGTGCGGTGCTGACGTCGCGGGCGGTGGCCGACGGCATCCGCGCCAGCGCCGTGCCCTACGTCTTCAGCGCCGCCAACGAGCCGGCCGGCGTCGGTGCGGCCCTCGCGGCGCTGCGCATCCTGCGCGCGGAGCCCGAGCGCCGCGACCGGCTGCGGGAGAACGGTGCCCGGCTGCGCGTCGAGCTGTCGGTGGCCGGCGCTCCCCCGCTGCCCGGCAGCGGCGCGGTGGTCGCCGTCCCCACCGGCAGCGAGGAGGCGACGGCCGCGGCGTGGCGAGCCGCCTACGAGGCCGGCGTCTACTGCAACGCGGTGGCCTACCCGGCCGTGCCGCGCGGGCAGGGGGTGCTGCGGCTGTCGGTGATGGCCACGCACACCGCCGAGCAGCTGCAGGCCGCCGCGAGCTCGGTGGCCGCGGCCGTCCGGTCGGCCCGGGACGCGCAGGCCCCCGAGCGGGCGCTCGGCGGGCGGCTCGCGGTCGCCTGACCGGCCGGGCCCGTGGTTGTGGTCACGCGGGGACGCCGGCCGCCACCCGGCCGAGCCGCTCGAGGTCTGCGCGCAACCCGGCGGTCCGGTCGCGGTGCGCGGGCAGCAGCAGCGCCGCCACCCGCTCCAGGAGCGCCGGCATGCCGGTGAGGTCGTAGCGCTGCTCGACGCGCGTGCCCGTGGCGGTGGGCGTGAGCGTCACCCGCCACTGCGTCCGGTCGCGGTAGGGGCCGCCCGGGACGGTGCGCCAGGCGAGCAGCCGTCCCGGGTCGACCTCGGTGACCTCGCACACGCGCGCCCACCGCGACCAGCCCGAGCGGTTCCACCCGCGGAACCGGGCGCCGGGGACGACCCGCGACGAGCCGGGCAGCCACGCCGCCCGGACGCACTCCCCGCTCCACTCCCCCACCCGGGTCGGGTCGGCGAGCACCGCCCACACCGCCGCGGGCGGCGCCTCGACGTCCACCGACACCGCCACCGACGGCGGGATGCGCAGGGTCACGCGCCGGATGCTGCACCCGCCGGCGCCCGGGGGCCAGGGGTCCGCGCTCTCGCGGACGACGTCGAGGAGGGAGCCGTGCCCGGGTGGGCGTGGACGCCGGCCGGCGTCGGCGGGGCCCTCCTGCTCTGCTGGCCGTGCTCGTGACGGCGCTGTGGATGGCCCGGCTGCCGGGCTAGCGCGGCGTCGTCGTCCCCGGGCGGAAGGGTGCGCCGTGGCCCGGGACGACCAGCGTGGCCAGGTCCAGCACGCGCTGGCGCTGCTCCCGCAGCTGCTCGCGGTCCGGCGCGTACGGGTCGTCGGCGGGGCCCTCGCCGGTCCACCACAGGTGGGTCAGCGCGACGACGTCGTCGGGCGTGCCCACCAGCGTCGTCACGTCCTGCGGGGTGTGCCCGGGCGTGGCCAGCAGCCGCACCGCCGGCGTCAGCTCGACCCCGTCGGCCGGGCGGCGGGTGAAGACGTCGCCCTCGATGACCGACTGGAAGTCGTGGACCGGCACCACCGGGAACAGCGCGATGTTGACCGTGTGGTCGAGGTGGTGGTGGCTGACGACGACGTCGGTGACGTCCTCCGGCGCCACGCCCAGGTCGCGCAGCGGGCGCAGCAGCAGGTCCCGGGCGGCCACCATCCCCGGGTCGACGACGACCACCCGCCCGGCGTCGCGGACCAGGCTCACCGTGCCGGCGACGTTCGGCAGCCGGGCGTAGCCCTCGAGCAGGACGTCGACGCGGGCGGTGCGGGCGAGGTCGGCCATGAGCGCGACCGTAGGGCGGCCGCGGTCCCTCCGCAGGAGGGCGACACCACGCGGATCGTGCTCAGTCGCCGTCCGCGTCACCGGAGCCGCCGTCGGCCCACGGCAGCGGGTCGACCCGCCAGTCGGCGGGGGGAGGAACCGGCTCGGACCGCACCTCGACCTGCTCGTCCAGGGGAACCCGCGCACTCGCGTAGAGCTCGTCCTCCGGGAGGTGGTACCTGGACTCCGTCATGGCGACAGCCTGGCACGGCCGGGTGCCGCGGTCCCGCGCTCGTCGCCCGCCCGCGGTACCGCGCACGCGTGCCGCAGAGCTCACACTCGCCGACACACGTGGACGCCGGGCCGGGGCCTGGCGCATGATTGGCAGTCGAGGTCCCCGAGTGCCAGCCTCCGCCGGCCCCGGGCCCCGCCCCACCCCCGCTCGACCAGGAGTGCCACGCCGTGCCCACGTACCAGTACGTCTGCGCCAACCCCGAGGGCAAGCACCAGTTCGAGGTGGTGCAGTCCTTCACCGACGCGGCCGTGGCCGAGTGCCCGACCTGCGGCGCCGCGGTGCGCAAGGTCTACGGCTCGGTCGGCGTGGTCTTCAAGGGCTCGGGCTTCTACCGCACCGACAGCCGCTCCGGCTCGTCGGCGAGCGAGAAGGCCGCGAGCACCCCGGCGTCCTCGGACTCGGCGTCCTCGAGCACCTCGTCGACGACGTCGTCGTCGTCGTCGAAGGAGTCCTCCGGCAGCTCGTCGTCCTCCTCCAGCGCCGGCGCGAAGGCCGCCGGCAGCTGACCCCCGGCAGTCCACAGCCGGACGGCCGCTCCACAGCCGGCCCGCCCCGGGTCCCGCGGGGCCGCCCGGCGGCGAGCCTGGGCCGGTGCCCCGCCTCCGCCTCCGCCTCCGCCGTCCCCGCTCCCCCGCCACCCTGCTGCGCCGGTGCCTCGCGGCGGCGCTGGCCGTCGGCGCCCTCGTGCTCGCCCTGCGCCCGCCGCCGGTCCCGGCGGCGGCCCCGCCTCCCGGCACGCCGGTCGTCACCGCCGCCGCCGACCTGCCGGCGGGCACCGTCCTCACCCCGGCCCTGCTGAGGACCGCCGAGCTGCCGGCCGCGGCGGTCCCCGCCGGCGGAGCGGCCGACCCGGCGTCGCTGGCCGGCCGGGTGCTCGCCGCGCCACTGCGGGCAGGCGAGCCGGTCACCGACGTCCGGCTGCTCGGCCCGGGCCTGACGGCGCTGCTCCCGCCCGGTCAGGTCGCCGCACCGGTCCGGCTGGCCGACCTCGCCGTCGCCGGGCTGGCCGCGGCCGGGGACCGGGTCGACGTGCTCGCCACCGCGTCCGGCGCGGCGCGCGCCGAGGTGGTCGCCTCCGGGGCCCTGGTCCTGGCCGCACCGCCCGAGGGGAGCCCGGACGGCCCGGCCGGCGGCGGGCTGCTCGTGCTCGCCGTCGACGAGGCCACCGCCGCCACTCTGGCCGCTGCGGCCACCACCGCCACGCTCACGTTGAGCCTGCCGGGGTCGCCGTGAGGCATGCCGGGGTGCTCGGGGGCTCCACGGACCTCGTGCCGCGCGGCAACGTCGTGGAGCCGGCCGTCGCGGTCGTCATCGGCACGGCGTCCACCGCGGTCGTCGCGGCGTTCGCCGACTCGTCCCTCACGCCGCTGATCGGCCTGACCGGCGCGGCGGGGTGGGCGGCGAGGTGGTGGTCGACGGCGAGTGGTCCACCTACGGCGCGCGTCCGTCAGCCGGGTGGTCACGTCCGTGCTGACCGCGGCGGTCGTGCACTTCCTCGTGGTGCTGCCGACGACCCGGCTCGCCGAGCGCCGCCGGCGGGGCGTGGAGGCCGGGACCGGGGCACGCCGTCCCGCTAGTCGCTGCCCCAGTGCGGCGGACGGTCCTCGAGGTAGCGCCGGTCGGG from Geodermatophilus normandii includes these protein-coding regions:
- a CDS encoding FmdB family zinc ribbon protein; the protein is MPTYQYVCANPEGKHQFEVVQSFTDAAVAECPTCGAAVRKVYGSVGVVFKGSGFYRTDSRSGSSASEKAASTPASSDSASSSTSSTTSSSSSKESSGSSSSSSSAGAKAAGS
- the cpaB gene encoding Flp pilus assembly protein CpaB, with translation MPRLRLRLRRPRSPATLLRRCLAAALAVGALVLALRPPPVPAAAPPPGTPVVTAAADLPAGTVLTPALLRTAELPAAAVPAGGAADPASLAGRVLAAPLRAGEPVTDVRLLGPGLTALLPPGQVAAPVRLADLAVAGLAAAGDRVDVLATASGAARAEVVASGALVLAAPPEGSPDGPAGGGLLVLAVDEATAATLAAAATTATLTLSLPGSP
- a CDS encoding aminotransferase class I/II-fold pyridoxal phosphate-dependent enzyme: MHHGHPPTPSPTGGRRDAFAPLLDNPLAALFREHDRAGVATHGVPTGGAPEPVTVYDDGVPRVNLGSNNYLGLAGDPRVVEAAVDAVRRFGTSTSGSRVLNGTTRLHLQLEEELADHYGVEAAVLTSSGVNANVALLSTAGGPGDALLVDAHAHASVHAGAAASRGTVVRFRHNSLESLAQRLGRLDPRAGVVVVVDGVYSMSGETAPLAGLADLCAVHGARLVVDEAHGLGVLGERGRGAAEHCGVLDRVDAVTLAFSKSLASVGGAVLTSRAVADGIRASAVPYVFSAANEPAGVGAALAALRILRAEPERRDRLRENGARLRVELSVAGAPPLPGSGAVVAVPTGSEEATAAAWRAAYEAGVYCNAVAYPAVPRGQGVLRLSVMATHTAEQLQAAASSVAAAVRSARDAQAPERALGGRLAVA
- a CDS encoding SRPBCC family protein, with product MTLRIPPSVAVSVDVEAPPAAVWAVLADPTRVGEWSGECVRAAWLPGSSRVVPGARFRGWNRSGWSRWARVCEVTEVDPGRLLAWRTVPGGPYRDRTQWRVTLTPTATGTRVEQRYDLTGMPALLERVAALLLPAHRDRTAGLRADLERLGRVAAGVPA
- a CDS encoding MBL fold metallo-hydrolase, with protein sequence MADLARTARVDVLLEGYARLPNVAGTVSLVRDAGRVVVVDPGMVAARDLLLRPLRDLGVAPEDVTDVVVSHHHLDHTVNIALFPVVPVHDFQSVIEGDVFTRRPADGVELTPAVRLLATPGHTPQDVTTLVGTPDDVVALTHLWWTGEGPADDPYAPDREQLREQRQRVLDLATLVVPGHGAPFRPGTTTPR